From Desulfovibrio desulfuricans:
CTCAAAGCCCGCATTGTGGCTGGCGAACCCGTATTTGAACAGGCGATTAAGGACTGGTTCCTCAACAACGAGCACCGCGCCACCGTGGTGCTGCTGCCCGACACCAAACTGGGCAAAGCCCGCGAAGACGCGGAAAAGGCCCGCGTGGACGCCGTACAGGCCGCCGCCGGTGCCGAGGCCCGCGCCAGGATGGTGGAAGAAACCACCCGCCTCATGGAAGCCCAGAGCGCGCCCGACAGCCCGGAGGCTCTTGCGACCATCCCGGCCCTGGGGATTGAAGACCTGCCGCGTGAAAACGCCTTGCTGCCCCGCGCAGTGGCAGAACTGCCCGAGACGTTCCTGACGCACGAGCTGCCCACACAGGGCATTGCCTACGCAACCCTGTTGCTGCCCCTTGCCAATGTACCGGACAGGCTCGTGCCCCTGCTGCCGCTCTTTGCCCGTTCCCTCACCGAAACAGGCACCGCCAAACGCGACTTTACGGAGCTTGGCGCACTCATGGCCGCAAAAACGGGCGGCCTTGGAGCAGAAACGCTGGTGGGCCTTGTGCGCGGCAGCCGCAAGACTTTTGGCTACCTTGGCGTGTCTGGCAAGGCCGTGTACGACAAGCTGCCTGACCTCTTTGCCCTGACCCGCGAGATTCTGCTGGAACCCCTGACGGACGCCGACGTGTTGCGCGAACGTCTGGGCCAGATGCTGCTGGAAGGCAAGGCCCGGCTGGAGCACGGCTTGCAGTCCGCCGGGCATGCGGCGGTCAGCGCCCGCCTGCGGGCGCGCTTCAACGGCGCAAGCGCCATTGCCGAGCGCACCTCGGGCCTGAGCTACCTTGAGAGCGTACGCGGCCTGCTGGAACGCATGGACACGGACCCGCAGTCTGTTTTGAACGATCTTGAAGAACTGCGCTCACGCATCATCGCCCGGCCCGGCGCTGTTATGGACTGCACCGCGGAGGCGCAGGGCCTCGCACTGGTAGAAACGGAAGCCCGCCAGTTGCTGCGCTCGCTTTCACCCGCACGGGCAGGAGCGGCAACGGACTTTGGCAACGCCCCTCTGGAACTGCCCAAGGGCGAAGCCTTCATTGCTCCGGCCCAGATCAACTATGTGGGCAAGGCCGCCAACATCTATGATCAGGGCTATGTGTACCACGGCTCGGCCAGCGTTATCCTGCGCAGCCTGCGCATGGGCTACCTGTGGGAGCGCGTGCGCGTGCGCGGAGGCGCGTACGGCGCGTTCTGCAATCTTGACCGCCTTGGCGGCACCCTTGTGTGCGCCTCATACCGCGACCCCAACGTGGACGACACCCTGGCGGCCTTTGACGGCATGGCCGAATACCTGCGCACCTTCAGCCCGGACAAGGCCCAGCTTACCCAGGCCATAGTGGGTGCGGTGGGCGATCTGGACAGCTACCTGCTGCCCGACGCCAAGGGTGCCCAGTCCCTCTCGCGCTGGCTCACGGACGATACCGATGCAGCCCGCGCCCTCATGCGCGAGGAAATCCTTTCCACCACCGAAAAGCACTTCCGCGAATTTGCCGAGGTGCTGGCCGAGGTTGCACGCAACGGATCCACTTGCGTACTGGGTGGCCCCAAGACCGAAGCAGCAGCCAAGGAACACGGCTGGAGCAGCACCAAACTGGTGTAGCCTCCTGCGATTATAGAATGATAAAGGGGGAGATTTTCCAGAAATCTCCCCCTTTGCGCATGGTGGCTGCATGCCGACGCCACATGCCGCCCACAAGGAACACCCCCATGTCCCGAGATTCAGGCGACCAGACGCTCCAGCCAGACACGCCGCATCTGCGGCCCGCACGCTTTGCAGGCCGTCTGGCCGCTCCGTCCTTTGTGCTGCCCGCCGGAGTGGCGGAAAACGCGCGCTTTCTGGCTGGCAAGGTGGACGAGGTAGGTCTGTGTTTTTTTGAAGCTCAGTCCTGCCTGAACTACGGGCCGCAGGACTTGCCGCCCGATCTGGAAACCCTGCCCCTGCGCTGGCATGTGCATCTGCCCGTTGA
This genomic window contains:
- a CDS encoding insulinase family protein, whose protein sequence is MNKHGFTLLTEQHLHEVDGTARLWRHEATGAQLLSINNSDENKCFGVNFRTPPADSTGVAHILEHSVLCGSDKYPVKEPFVELMKGSLQTFLNAFTFPDKTCYPIASCNLRDFYNLIDVYIDAVFHPRIDEDIFRQEGWHVEAETPDGPWSYKGVVYNEMKGVYSSPDSVLAEQSQQALFPDTLYSLDSGGNPENIPDLTYEAFYDFHSRYYHPSNARFFFWGDDPEDERLRLTAAALEGYTARPVNSDVPLQPRLETPRQIEVAYAASKGEKRALFTVNWLLGERGDVHQALLMEMLEHILEGLPGSPLRKALIASGLGEDTTGCGLETDLRQMYYSTGLKGVAPRDVQQAELLIFDTLAQLAEEGIPRSAVEAAVNSVEFAYRENNSGRFPRGLSAMVQSLTTWLYDGDPLAPLAWEAPLNALKARIVAGEPVFEQAIKDWFLNNEHRATVVLLPDTKLGKAREDAEKARVDAVQAAAGAEARARMVEETTRLMEAQSAPDSPEALATIPALGIEDLPRENALLPRAVAELPETFLTHELPTQGIAYATLLLPLANVPDRLVPLLPLFARSLTETGTAKRDFTELGALMAAKTGGLGAETLVGLVRGSRKTFGYLGVSGKAVYDKLPDLFALTREILLEPLTDADVLRERLGQMLLEGKARLEHGLQSAGHAAVSARLRARFNGASAIAERTSGLSYLESVRGLLERMDTDPQSVLNDLEELRSRIIARPGAVMDCTAEAQGLALVETEARQLLRSLSPARAGAATDFGNAPLELPKGEAFIAPAQINYVGKAANIYDQGYVYHGSASVILRSLRMGYLWERVRVRGGAYGAFCNLDRLGGTLVCASYRDPNVDDTLAAFDGMAEYLRTFSPDKAQLTQAIVGAVGDLDSYLLPDAKGAQSLSRWLTDDTDAARALMREEILSTTEKHFREFAEVLAEVARNGSTCVLGGPKTEAAAKEHGWSSTKLV